From a single Nostoc edaphicum CCNP1411 genomic region:
- a CDS encoding phage holin family protein produces the protein MNIVTLLIVWVVTAISLLIISKLPLGVEIDTPGKAFLSAAVLGIVTAIVRPILSLVFAVPNLLTLDLLSGIFTFMIAVVCFSIAAWLVEGFRLRYGIWSAVIGAFALTIINSLIYKLLGV, from the coding sequence ATGAATATCGTGACGCTTTTAATTGTTTGGGTAGTAACAGCTATCAGCTTATTGATAATTAGCAAATTGCCTTTGGGAGTTGAAATTGACACTCCAGGTAAAGCCTTTCTTTCTGCCGCAGTGCTTGGGATCGTGACGGCAATAGTCAGACCGATTTTAAGCCTCGTTTTTGCAGTACCAAATTTACTTACCTTGGACTTACTATCCGGCATTTTCACATTTATGATTGCCGTAGTTTGTTTTAGTATTGCTGCTTGGTTAGTAGAGGGATTTCGCTTACGTTACGGTATTTGGAGTGCTGTAATTGGGGCATTTGCGCTGACTATAATTAACAGCTTAATCTACAAACTTTTGGGCGTCTAA
- a CDS encoding STAS domain-containing protein, with translation MIHIDQKTYTTQDGNTVIVLTPAGRLDITTAWQFRLKLQECISKLSRHVVVNLAQVNFIDSSGLTSLVAGMRDADKVKGSFRICNVHPEAKLVFEVTMMDTVFEIFETEEEALEGVPRSIAS, from the coding sequence GTGATTCATATAGACCAAAAAACTTATACAACCCAAGACGGAAACACTGTTATTGTCCTGACACCAGCAGGTCGCCTAGATATTACCACTGCTTGGCAATTTCGCCTGAAGTTACAGGAGTGTATTTCCAAACTCAGTCGTCATGTAGTTGTAAATCTGGCTCAGGTAAATTTTATTGATAGTTCTGGTCTTACTTCTTTAGTCGCTGGAATGCGCGATGCTGATAAAGTCAAGGGCAGTTTCCGCATTTGCAATGTACATCCAGAAGCCAAACTTGTATTTGAAGTGACGATGATGGATACTGTTTTTGAAATCTTTGAAACAGAAGAGGAAGCTTTAGAAGGTGTACCTCGTAGCATTGCCAGCTAG
- a CDS encoding MotA/TolQ/ExbB proton channel family protein gives MDILDLFYKGGPAMWPLLILSILALSVIFERLWFWLRILTQEKQIVDRILDAAQDNWQVAADIARQASHQPVGRFLYAPLRLTKSNAETFRLALEATAEDELAGMRRGEKLLEAVIALAPLLGLLGTVLGLIQSLRSIRIGDLGTESTAGVTTGIGESLISTAAGLIVAIISLVFYRLFQSFVVNQVKVFRKAGNEMELLYYQSPPDFSNITSAIVRENFTPPRKPGKTRLPEPPEPPNAPN, from the coding sequence GTGGATATTTTAGATTTGTTTTATAAGGGCGGGCCAGCGATGTGGCCTTTGCTCATTTTGTCGATTCTGGCTTTGAGTGTGATTTTCGAGCGTTTGTGGTTCTGGTTAAGAATTTTGACTCAGGAAAAGCAAATAGTCGATCGCATCCTAGATGCTGCCCAGGATAATTGGCAAGTAGCTGCGGACATTGCAAGACAAGCAAGCCATCAGCCAGTTGGGCGTTTTCTCTACGCCCCTCTACGCTTAACAAAAAGTAATGCGGAAACCTTTCGATTAGCACTTGAGGCTACAGCAGAAGATGAATTGGCTGGAATGCGGCGAGGTGAAAAGCTTTTAGAAGCCGTGATTGCCCTTGCACCCCTGCTAGGATTATTAGGTACAGTTTTGGGTTTAATCCAGTCTCTGCGCTCAATTCGGATTGGCGATTTAGGAACTGAATCTACTGCTGGAGTAACTACTGGTATTGGTGAATCCTTAATTAGTACGGCAGCAGGGCTAATAGTTGCCATCATTAGTTTGGTATTTTACCGCCTATTTCAAAGTTTTGTCGTCAACCAAGTTAAAGTTTTTCGTAAAGCAGGGAATGAAATGGAATTGCTTTATTACCAGTCCCCGCCTGACTTTAGTAATATTACATCAGCAATTGTGCGGGAGAATTTCACTCCACCTCGCAAGCCAGGAAAGACTCGGTTGCCTGAACCACCTGAACCCCCGAATGCACCTAATTAA
- a CDS encoding chromophore lyase CpcT/CpeT — protein sequence MNFSPQLIALGEYLAGEFDNREQAIAEPVWYVHLCLWQRPVNLFTEDSITLFAEQANVITLDQPYRQRIIRLRQGSDSDATVEVQYYMPQDPGALRGAGHNPALLNTLTPEQLDLLPGCILTVTQEKLACDRYKFTATPLPETRCSFSYLGNTVYVSLGFAATGAEFYSYDKGIDPATGKATWGAIMGPYRYTKRNQYLIR from the coding sequence ATGAACTTCTCGCCACAGTTAATTGCTTTAGGTGAGTACCTAGCTGGTGAATTTGATAATCGGGAACAAGCCATAGCAGAACCGGTTTGGTATGTCCACCTGTGCTTGTGGCAAAGACCAGTTAATCTCTTCACAGAAGATAGCATTACCTTGTTTGCCGAACAGGCTAACGTTATTACCCTAGATCAGCCTTACCGCCAGCGAATTATCCGCTTGCGTCAGGGGAGCGACTCTGACGCAACCGTGGAAGTACAATATTATATGCCTCAAGATCCAGGTGCATTAAGAGGCGCAGGTCATAACCCTGCTCTACTCAACACACTAACACCCGAACAATTAGATTTACTGCCAGGTTGTATCCTAACAGTTACTCAAGAAAAACTAGCTTGCGATCGCTATAAGTTCACTGCTACCCCATTACCAGAGACTCGTTGCAGCTTTAGTTATCTTGGCAATACTGTGTATGTTTCCTTGGGCTTTGCAGCTACAGGGGCAGAATTTTATAGCTATGACAAAGGAATTGATCCAGCAACTGGAAAAGCAACCTGGGGAGCGATTATGGGGCCTTATCGCTACACCAAGCGAAATCAGTATTTAATAAGATAA
- a CDS encoding PEP-CTERM sorting domain-containing protein produces MKAKNIGLLISGAVGGCLMSLAPATAAILVEPLVTTADPNLPEGVGIPLNLQPNELIFWNAPDTTGQQNFLNNTELTINSLSLLLFPDFDTLEDDVQWGDVNGDGQIGFSNIFPTLTVSPDFTVEGFRAPRFNFVGGEIPNDNRFVVQFLTDPDLRPAVPGDNGPLVVGGIYRGKSVPEPSTILGSVLALGLGGWLRKIKSAKV; encoded by the coding sequence ATGAAAGCTAAAAACATCGGATTATTGATTTCAGGTGCGGTAGGAGGATGTCTGATGTCATTAGCTCCAGCAACTGCTGCTATCTTAGTCGAACCATTAGTGACAACAGCTGACCCAAACTTGCCTGAGGGAGTCGGAATTCCCTTGAATCTTCAACCGAATGAATTAATATTTTGGAATGCTCCTGATACTACTGGGCAACAAAACTTTCTAAATAATACAGAACTAACCATAAATTCACTCTCCCTTTTATTATTTCCAGATTTTGATACCCTTGAAGATGATGTGCAATGGGGAGATGTAAATGGAGATGGTCAAATTGGTTTTTCTAACATTTTTCCAACTCTTACTGTTTCTCCTGATTTTACTGTCGAAGGTTTTCGCGCTCCAAGATTTAATTTTGTAGGAGGAGAAATCCCAAATGATAATCGTTTTGTAGTTCAGTTTCTTACCGACCCGGATTTAAGACCAGCAGTACCTGGAGATAATGGGCCCTTAGTAGTAGGTGGTATTTATAGAGGCAAAAGTGTTCCTGAACCTTCAACTATTCTTGGTTCTGTCCTAGCACTGGGATTAGGTGGCTGGTTACGAAAAATCAAGTCAGCTAAAGTGTGA
- a CDS encoding Mrp/NBP35 family ATP-binding protein, with translation MYDVLDSRSVLEILRPVEDPELRKSLVELNMIRNVTIDGGKVSFTLVLTTPACPLREFIVEDCQKAVKKLPGVTDVSIEVTAETPQQKSLPDRTGISGVKNIIAVSSGKGGVGKSTVAVNVAVALAQTGAKVGLLDADIYGPNDPTMLGLADAQIVVRSTETGDILEPAFNHGVKLVSMGFLIDRDQPVIWRGPMLNGVIRQFLYQVQWGELDYLIVDMPPGTGDAQLTLTQAVPMAGAVIVTTPQNVALLDSRKGLRMFQQMNVPVLGIVENMSYFIPPDQPDKQYDIFGSGGGSKTAAELGVPLLGCVPLEISTRVGGDSGVPIVVGDPDSASAKALTAIALTIAGKVSVAALT, from the coding sequence ATGTACGATGTCCTTGATTCTCGCTCTGTCTTAGAAATTTTGCGACCAGTGGAAGACCCAGAACTCCGCAAAAGTCTGGTAGAACTTAATATGATTCGTAATGTCACAATTGACGGTGGCAAAGTTAGTTTCACTTTAGTATTAACCACTCCTGCCTGTCCTTTACGTGAATTTATTGTTGAAGACTGTCAGAAAGCTGTCAAAAAACTCCCAGGCGTTACAGATGTCAGTATAGAAGTTACGGCAGAAACACCACAGCAAAAAAGTTTGCCCGATCGCACTGGCATTTCTGGGGTGAAAAATATCATTGCTGTTTCCAGCGGCAAAGGTGGCGTTGGTAAAAGTACGGTGGCGGTGAATGTCGCAGTGGCTCTAGCTCAAACTGGGGCGAAAGTCGGCTTGCTAGATGCTGATATTTACGGCCCCAATGACCCCACCATGCTGGGTCTGGCTGATGCCCAAATTGTTGTGCGTTCCACTGAAACAGGTGACATTCTGGAACCTGCTTTTAATCACGGCGTCAAATTAGTTTCGATGGGCTTTTTGATTGACCGAGATCAACCAGTAATTTGGCGGGGGCCTATGCTAAATGGTGTAATTCGCCAGTTTCTCTATCAAGTGCAATGGGGGGAACTGGATTATTTGATTGTAGATATGCCACCAGGAACCGGAGATGCTCAGTTAACTTTAACCCAAGCAGTACCGATGGCAGGGGCAGTAATTGTCACCACGCCGCAAAACGTAGCCCTGTTAGATTCTCGCAAGGGATTGCGGATGTTCCAGCAGATGAATGTCCCAGTATTGGGGATCGTAGAAAATATGAGCTATTTTATCCCCCCCGATCAACCAGATAAGCAATATGACATCTTTGGTTCCGGTGGTGGCTCCAAAACAGCTGCTGAATTGGGAGTGCCGCTTTTAGGGTGCGTGCCGCTAGAGATTTCTACACGAGTAGGTGGTGATAGCGGTGTGCCAATAGTCGTTGGTGATCCAGATTCAGCTTCAGCAAAAGCATTAACAGCGATCGCTCTTACCATCGCTGGTAAAGTATCAGTTGCAGCTCTAACATAA
- a CDS encoding Nif11-like leader peptide family natural product precursor yields the protein MSLEHVKAFYEKLANDEAFRNQIQGVNSKEECSQIVKAAGYDFTLEEYEEYTAQLLESANGEAEFKDLSEKELAEVFGGLTGKPKIQPLYGAVWPPYQLLYGVIRVDDIV from the coding sequence ATGTCTCTAGAACATGTGAAAGCTTTTTACGAAAAGCTAGCAAATGATGAAGCCTTTCGTAATCAAATTCAAGGCGTTAATAGCAAGGAAGAATGTAGTCAAATAGTTAAAGCTGCTGGCTACGATTTCACTCTAGAAGAGTATGAAGAATATACTGCTCAATTGCTGGAGTCTGCAAATGGTGAAGCTGAATTCAAGGATTTAAGTGAAAAAGAATTGGCAGAAGTTTTTGGTGGATTAACTGGCAAGCCCAAAATCCAACCATTATATGGAGCTGTATGGCCACCCTACCAACTATTGTATGGAGTTATTCGGGTAGATGACATAGTTTAA
- a CDS encoding ExbD/TolR family protein gives MKVNLHTPIEEVQIQIIPLIDVVFCILTFFLLAALQFTRQQAINVDLPKASPSSISGITSQSGSLIVTIDAVGNTYIEKQPIKREDLGQTLKQYLQQNPSAIVVLNASRTATYNDVIETLDLLRQVGGDRVSLGIIPGPSQPPTNLPNQPAIPSFPINPGDAPVPGINPEGNLAPKFPLAPNSVPLPTAVPNSPAP, from the coding sequence ATGAAAGTTAATCTACATACTCCAATTGAAGAAGTCCAAATTCAAATCATCCCTTTAATTGATGTTGTTTTTTGTATCCTGACATTTTTTTTGTTAGCGGCATTACAATTTACACGGCAACAGGCAATAAATGTTGATTTGCCCAAAGCCAGCCCCAGTTCAATATCCGGGATAACGTCACAGAGTGGAAGTCTGATTGTGACTATCGATGCCGTTGGCAATACTTACATAGAAAAACAGCCTATAAAACGGGAAGATTTGGGACAAACGTTAAAACAGTATCTCCAACAAAATCCCAGTGCTATCGTGGTGCTGAATGCTTCGCGCACAGCAACTTATAATGATGTGATTGAGACATTAGATTTACTACGACAAGTAGGAGGCGATCGCGTTTCTTTGGGAATTATTCCTGGCCCATCTCAACCACCCACAAACTTACCAAACCAACCTGCTATCCCCTCTTTCCCAATAAATCCTGGTGATGCACCAGTTCCAGGTATCAATCCCGAAGGGAATCTTGCCCCTAAATTTCCCTTAGCACCTAATTCCGTACCCTTACCCACGGCAGTTCCTAACTCACCAGCGCCTTAA
- a CDS encoding polyketide cyclase / dehydrase and lipid transport → MQGWLSKFIHRKRRRFCASLVWTYREISSASVDELWQKVVDLTDVSWHPQLKSTNVPHGLVPKPGLIFQAVTRFSPIPIRIFVERVNPREMLSIRVMAIPGIEERVTYQVESTVCGTCLSYSVTLRGWLSPLIWSLSRPYADRVARSLVEAVEKTALPAVSGQKKSLNDSCFDF, encoded by the coding sequence ATGCAAGGTTGGTTATCCAAATTCATCCACCGCAAGCGTCGTCGGTTTTGCGCCTCTCTGGTGTGGACGTATCGAGAGATTAGTTCTGCTTCTGTAGATGAACTGTGGCAAAAAGTGGTTGACTTAACAGATGTTTCCTGGCATCCACAACTTAAGAGTACTAATGTTCCCCACGGATTAGTACCCAAACCAGGATTAATTTTTCAAGCTGTCACACGCTTTTCACCGATTCCCATCAGAATTTTTGTGGAACGCGTCAATCCTAGAGAGATGCTGAGTATCCGAGTAATGGCAATTCCTGGAATTGAGGAAAGGGTGACTTATCAAGTAGAGTCAACAGTTTGCGGTACTTGTTTGTCTTATTCTGTAACACTACGGGGTTGGTTATCGCCCCTGATTTGGTCTTTATCCCGTCCTTATGCAGACCGCGTTGCAAGGTCTTTAGTCGAGGCAGTAGAAAAGACGGCATTACCAGCGGTATCTGGTCAGAAAAAATCCCTTAATGACAGTTGTTTTGATTTTTAG
- a CDS encoding nitrogen fixation protein — protein sequence MKDIAVDKTTLCPSARPESEDSVVFGIISGTVAEPRVTYLKQPLPITNELIAKASPITPAEIFRTAAACATKGCQHFDGQDCRLAMRIVEKLPPVAEELPPCSIRRDCRWWQQEGKAACMRCPQLITDNYNPSEVAIQVSKLAAS from the coding sequence ATGAAAGATATTGCTGTTGATAAAACTACACTTTGCCCCAGTGCTAGACCAGAATCTGAGGATAGTGTTGTTTTCGGAATCATCAGTGGAACAGTTGCAGAACCTCGTGTAACTTATCTTAAACAGCCCTTGCCTATCACTAATGAACTGATAGCAAAAGCTAGTCCAATTACACCTGCTGAAATTTTTCGGACGGCGGCAGCTTGTGCCACTAAAGGTTGCCAGCATTTTGATGGACAAGATTGCCGTCTAGCAATGCGAATTGTAGAAAAGTTACCGCCAGTGGCAGAAGAACTACCCCCCTGTTCCATACGCCGAGATTGTCGGTGGTGGCAACAAGAAGGGAAAGCAGCTTGTATGCGTTGTCCACAACTGATTACAGATAACTACAATCCGTCTGAAGTAGCAATTCAAGTGTCAAAACTAGCTGCCAGTTAA
- the trmB gene encoding tRNA (guanosine(46)-N7)-methyltransferase TrmB, with translation MAAVRVRQHVNPLGKKYQTPANPLDWEKVYTKPNQPLHLDIGCAKGQFLLNMAKIEPNWNFLGLEIREPLVVEANKLRSELALTNLHYLFCNVNNSLHSLLSSLPPGSLQRVTIQFPDPWFKTRHAKRRVVQPELVADLAKYLAVGGFVFLQSDMEFVAVEMRDRFAENPDFEKIGTGEWLTENPLPVPTEREIGTQKKGEPVYRALFVRREVVNEE, from the coding sequence TTGGCAGCAGTCCGAGTCCGCCAGCATGTTAATCCACTTGGTAAAAAGTATCAAACACCAGCAAATCCCCTTGACTGGGAAAAAGTCTATACAAAGCCAAATCAACCACTACATCTAGATATTGGCTGCGCTAAGGGACAGTTTTTGCTGAATATGGCCAAGATAGAACCCAACTGGAATTTTCTCGGCTTAGAAATTCGGGAACCGCTGGTGGTGGAGGCGAATAAGTTACGTTCTGAGTTGGCTTTAACAAACCTGCACTACTTGTTTTGCAATGTGAACAACTCATTGCACTCACTTTTATCTTCTCTCCCTCCAGGAAGTTTACAACGCGTTACAATTCAATTCCCCGATCCTTGGTTTAAAACCCGCCATGCGAAACGTCGTGTAGTCCAACCAGAATTAGTGGCAGATTTAGCGAAATATCTTGCGGTTGGGGGATTTGTATTTCTGCAATCAGATATGGAATTTGTCGCTGTGGAAATGCGCGATCGCTTTGCGGAAAATCCAGATTTTGAGAAAATTGGTACAGGAGAATGGTTGACTGAAAACCCCTTACCAGTTCCAACAGAAAGGGAAATAGGTACGCAAAAAAAGGGTGAACCTGTTTATCGGGCTTTGTTTGTTAGGCGAGAAGTTGTAAATGAAGAGTAG
- the psb29 gene encoding photosystem II biogenesis protein Psp29 has product MNNVRTVSDTKRTFYNLHTRPINTIYRRVVEELMVEMHLLSVNIDFSYNPIYALGVVTTFDRFMEGYQPERDQESIFNALCRAIEKDPQQYRQDAERLQAVAKGLPVKDLIGWLGQTTYLDRDTDLQAQLQAIANNPNFKYNRLFAIGIFSLLEQSDPELVKDEKQLTEALKAIAAGLHLSDDKLNKDLELYRSNLEKMAQALIVMADMLSADRKKREQRKQQSTTPVAPPSSNE; this is encoded by the coding sequence GTGAATAACGTCCGTACAGTCTCTGATACAAAACGAACTTTCTACAATCTTCACACCCGTCCGATCAACACTATTTATCGTCGGGTAGTAGAAGAATTGATGGTGGAAATGCATCTGCTGTCAGTAAATATCGATTTTAGCTACAATCCAATTTATGCCTTGGGTGTCGTCACTACTTTTGACCGCTTCATGGAAGGCTATCAACCCGAACGGGATCAAGAATCAATTTTTAACGCCCTATGTCGGGCTATAGAAAAAGATCCGCAACAATATCGACAGGATGCTGAAAGATTGCAAGCTGTAGCTAAAGGTTTGCCAGTTAAAGATTTAATTGGTTGGCTAGGGCAAACTACTTACTTAGATAGAGATACTGACTTACAAGCACAACTGCAAGCGATCGCCAATAATCCTAACTTTAAATACAACCGTTTGTTCGCAATTGGTATATTTTCGTTATTAGAGCAGTCAGATCCCGAATTAGTCAAAGACGAAAAACAACTCACTGAGGCATTGAAAGCGATCGCTGCCGGTCTGCACCTCTCCGATGACAAACTCAACAAAGATTTGGAGTTATATCGTTCTAACCTAGAAAAAATGGCGCAAGCACTGATAGTAATGGCAGATATGCTTTCAGCCGATCGCAAAAAACGCGAACAACGTAAACAACAATCAACTACCCCAGTTGCTCCACCAAGTTCCAACGAATAA
- a CDS encoding nif11-class peptide radical SAM maturase 3, with protein sequence MAYRRISYAVWEITLKCNLACQHCGSRAGHTRAQELSTAEALDLVKQMAEVGITEVTIIGGEAFLRPDWLEIAQAITKAGMLCGMTTGGYGITLDTARRMKEAGISVVSVSVDGLEATHDRLRGRQGSWQWAFKTMSNLKEADIRFGCNTQINRLSAPEFPCIYEHLRDAGVFAWQIQLTVPMGNAADNSEILLQPYELLDIYPMIARVAQKAKREGVQVQPGNNIGYYGPYERLLRGGDAWSFWQGCSAGLSALGIEADGAIKGCPSLPTTAYTGGNIRDYSLRTIIEETEELRFNLGADTPKGTEHLWGFCKSCEFSELCRGGCSWTAHVFFDKRGNNPYCHHRALTQEKGGIRERVFLQRQAEGSPFDNGEFGLVEEPINAPWPENDPLHFTSDRIQWPQSWEAESELVHLLVSPSN encoded by the coding sequence ATGGCTTATCGCCGAATTAGTTATGCAGTTTGGGAAATTACACTCAAGTGTAATCTAGCTTGTCAACACTGCGGCTCTCGTGCTGGGCATACAAGGGCACAAGAACTTTCCACAGCAGAAGCCCTTGATTTAGTCAAACAAATGGCGGAAGTAGGAATTACAGAAGTAACCATAATTGGTGGTGAAGCTTTTCTACGTCCTGACTGGCTGGAGATTGCCCAAGCAATTACCAAAGCTGGGATGTTATGTGGTATGACCACAGGGGGTTATGGTATCACCTTAGACACAGCCCGCCGGATGAAGGAAGCTGGAATTAGCGTGGTATCTGTCTCAGTTGATGGTTTAGAGGCAACTCACGACCGTTTACGTGGTAGACAAGGCTCTTGGCAATGGGCGTTTAAGACCATGAGCAATCTCAAGGAAGCAGATATACGCTTTGGCTGCAATACTCAAATTAATCGTCTCTCTGCACCAGAATTTCCTTGTATTTACGAGCATCTCCGCGATGCTGGAGTATTCGCTTGGCAAATTCAGTTGACTGTACCGATGGGAAATGCAGCAGATAATAGTGAAATTCTGCTACAACCTTATGAATTATTAGATATATATCCCATGATTGCTCGTGTTGCTCAAAAGGCAAAGCGGGAAGGAGTGCAAGTTCAACCGGGAAATAATATCGGTTATTACGGCCCCTATGAACGACTGTTGCGGGGAGGAGATGCTTGGTCGTTCTGGCAGGGATGTAGTGCTGGATTGTCTGCTTTGGGCATTGAAGCCGATGGTGCGATAAAAGGTTGTCCCTCACTACCTACCACAGCCTATACTGGCGGCAACATCCGCGACTATTCACTGCGAACAATTATTGAAGAAACGGAAGAACTACGGTTTAATTTGGGGGCTGATACTCCCAAAGGAACAGAACATTTGTGGGGTTTCTGTAAGTCTTGCGAATTTTCGGAACTATGTCGTGGTGGTTGCAGTTGGACTGCTCATGTTTTCTTTGATAAGAGAGGTAACAATCCTTACTGTCATCATCGCGCCCTGACTCAGGAAAAAGGTGGTATTCGGGAACGAGTGTTTCTCCAGCGTCAGGCGGAGGGAAGCCCTTTTGACAATGGGGAGTTTGGGCTAGTTGAAGAACCAATAAATGCACCTTGGCCAGAAAACGATCCACTTCATTTTACTAGCGATCGCATTCAATGGCCACAATCGTGGGAAGCAGAATCAGAGTTAGTCCATCTTTTGGTTAGTCCCAGCAATTAA
- the hemF gene encoding oxygen-dependent coproporphyrinogen oxidase — translation MLTNSQTPTVEAVPSKSLPAPDAQTRVSQFMKQLQDEITESLGKLDGVAKFHEDSWERPEGGGGRSRVLRDGAIFEQAGVNFSEVWGSHLPASILAQRPEAAGHGFYATGTSMVLHPHNPYVPTVHLNYRYFEAGPVWWFGGGLDLTPYYPFAEDAAHLHKTLKQACDEHHPEYYPVFKRWCDEYFYLKHRDETRGVGGLFFDYQDGQGVLYRGPNPDGEAASYSNQVGTPETRNWEDLFGFVQGCGRAFLPAYVPIVERRHGMEYGDRQRNFQLYRRGRYVEFNLVYDRGTIFGLQTNGRTESILMSLPPLVRWEYGYQPEPNSPEAELYETFLKPQDWINWTAK, via the coding sequence ATGTTGACCAACTCGCAAACACCAACTGTAGAAGCAGTACCATCCAAGTCTTTGCCAGCACCTGATGCTCAGACTAGAGTCAGTCAGTTTATGAAACAGCTGCAAGACGAAATTACCGAATCATTGGGAAAACTAGATGGTGTGGCTAAGTTTCATGAAGATAGTTGGGAACGCCCAGAAGGAGGTGGAGGGCGATCGCGCGTGCTGCGAGATGGTGCAATATTTGAACAAGCAGGTGTAAATTTTTCTGAAGTTTGGGGTTCCCATTTGCCAGCTTCAATTTTAGCCCAACGCCCGGAAGCAGCAGGGCATGGCTTTTATGCCACTGGCACTTCAATGGTGCTACATCCTCACAATCCTTACGTACCCACTGTTCATCTAAATTATCGCTACTTTGAAGCGGGGCCAGTTTGGTGGTTTGGTGGTGGTCTTGACTTGACACCTTATTACCCATTCGCTGAAGATGCGGCACATTTACACAAAACATTGAAACAGGCTTGCGACGAACACCACCCAGAGTATTACCCAGTATTTAAACGGTGGTGTGATGAATATTTCTACCTCAAGCATCGTGACGAGACACGGGGTGTAGGTGGTCTATTTTTTGATTACCAAGATGGTCAAGGTGTTTTATATCGTGGCCCAAACCCCGACGGAGAAGCCGCTAGTTATAGTAACCAGGTGGGAACACCAGAAACCCGCAATTGGGAAGATTTGTTTGGTTTTGTGCAAGGCTGCGGCAGAGCATTTTTACCAGCCTACGTACCAATTGTAGAACGGCGGCATGGGATGGAATATGGCGATCGCCAACGGAATTTTCAACTCTACCGTCGGGGACGATATGTAGAATTTAACTTGGTTTATGACCGAGGCACCATTTTTGGTCTACAAACCAACGGACGCACCGAATCAATTCTCATGTCCCTACCACCCTTAGTGCGCTGGGAATACGGCTATCAACCGGAACCTAATTCCCCCGAAGCCGAGTTGTATGAAACCTTCCTTAAGCCTCAAGATTGGATCAACTGGACAGCTAAATAG